One genomic segment of Arachis duranensis cultivar V14167 chromosome 4, aradu.V14167.gnm2.J7QH, whole genome shotgun sequence includes these proteins:
- the LOC107484299 gene encoding probable purine permease 5 isoform X2, which yields MPLPSVPLLEPESSMEPESSTPPSSVWGQIFEFTAKARDAYKRRPIPYWILLILGIVAMLVAFPASSILSRVYYDNGGQSKWIISWVSVAGWPLTALILFPTYFLQRISPTPLSLKLALSYIFLGFLSAADNLMYAYAYAYLPASTASLVASSSLVFSALFGYLLVKNQINASIINSIVVITAGLTIIALDSSSDRYPGISDSQYIMGYVWDILGSALHGLIFALSELVFVKLVGRRSFIVVLEQQVMVSLFAFAFTTVGILLSRDFQGMASEANNFKGGRAAYYLVIIWGAITFQLGVLGATAVVFLASTVLAGVLNAVRTPITSIAAVILLHDPMSGFKILSLLITVWGFGSFIYGSSMGEKSS from the exons ATGCCACTGCCGTCTGTGCCGCTGCTTGAACCTG AATCATCTATGGAGCCAGAATCATCAACTCCTCCCTCTTCAGTTTGGGGTCAAATTTTCGAATTCACAGCTAAGGCTAGAGATGCATACAAAAGAAGGCCAATCCCCTATTGGATTCTTCTCATTCTTGGAATCGTAGCAATGCTCGTGGCATTTCCTGCTTCCAGCATCCTGTCTCGCGTTTATTATGATAATGGCGGCCAAAGCAAGTGGATCATATCTTGGGTGTCTGTGGCTGGATGGCCTCTAACTGCTCTGATATTGTTTCCTACATACTTTCTTCAGAGAATCTCTCCAACGCCGCTGAGTTTAAAACTCGCtctatcttatatttttttgggttttctaagtGCTGCTGACAACCTCATGTATGCCTACGCCTATGCATACCTCCCTGCATCTACTGCTTCACTGGTGGCATCATCTTCCCTTGTGTTTTCTGCGCTCTTCGGTTACCTTCTTGTCAAGAACCAAATCAATGCTTCGATAATAAATTCTATTGTTGTCATAACTGCTGGATTGACCATTATCGCATTGGATTCTAGCTCAGATAGATATCCTGGCATCAGTGACAGCCAGTACATCATGGGATACGTGTGGGACATATTAGGGTCTGCTCTTCATGGGCTTATTTTTGCCCTCTCGGAGTTGGTCTTTGTGAAGTTAGTCGGAAGAAGATCCTTCATTGTTGTTCTGGAACAACAAGTTATGGTATCTCTTTTTGCATTTGCGTTCACCACTGTAGGGATTCTTTTGAGCCGTGATTTTCAAGGAATGGCATCTGAAGCTAACAATTTCAAAGGCGGTCGAGCAGCTTATTACCTTGTAATCATTTGGGGTGCAATCACATTTCAGTTGGGGGTCTTAGGAGCCACCGCCGTTGTTTTCTTGGCTTCGACTGTGCTAGCAGGTGTGCTTAATGCAGTCAGAACTCCGATAACAAGCATTGCTGCAGTGATATTGCTTCATGACCCAATGAGTGGTTTCAAGATCCTCTCATTGTTGATTACCGTATGGGGATTTGGCTCATTTATTTATGGCAGTTCTATGGGTGAAAAATCATCTTAA
- the LOC107484299 gene encoding probable purine permease 5 isoform X1, translating to MPLPSVPLLEPAESSMEPESSTPPSSVWGQIFEFTAKARDAYKRRPIPYWILLILGIVAMLVAFPASSILSRVYYDNGGQSKWIISWVSVAGWPLTALILFPTYFLQRISPTPLSLKLALSYIFLGFLSAADNLMYAYAYAYLPASTASLVASSSLVFSALFGYLLVKNQINASIINSIVVITAGLTIIALDSSSDRYPGISDSQYIMGYVWDILGSALHGLIFALSELVFVKLVGRRSFIVVLEQQVMVSLFAFAFTTVGILLSRDFQGMASEANNFKGGRAAYYLVIIWGAITFQLGVLGATAVVFLASTVLAGVLNAVRTPITSIAAVILLHDPMSGFKILSLLITVWGFGSFIYGSSMGEKSS from the exons ATGCCACTGCCGTCTGTGCCGCTGCTTGAACCTG CAGAATCATCTATGGAGCCAGAATCATCAACTCCTCCCTCTTCAGTTTGGGGTCAAATTTTCGAATTCACAGCTAAGGCTAGAGATGCATACAAAAGAAGGCCAATCCCCTATTGGATTCTTCTCATTCTTGGAATCGTAGCAATGCTCGTGGCATTTCCTGCTTCCAGCATCCTGTCTCGCGTTTATTATGATAATGGCGGCCAAAGCAAGTGGATCATATCTTGGGTGTCTGTGGCTGGATGGCCTCTAACTGCTCTGATATTGTTTCCTACATACTTTCTTCAGAGAATCTCTCCAACGCCGCTGAGTTTAAAACTCGCtctatcttatatttttttgggttttctaagtGCTGCTGACAACCTCATGTATGCCTACGCCTATGCATACCTCCCTGCATCTACTGCTTCACTGGTGGCATCATCTTCCCTTGTGTTTTCTGCGCTCTTCGGTTACCTTCTTGTCAAGAACCAAATCAATGCTTCGATAATAAATTCTATTGTTGTCATAACTGCTGGATTGACCATTATCGCATTGGATTCTAGCTCAGATAGATATCCTGGCATCAGTGACAGCCAGTACATCATGGGATACGTGTGGGACATATTAGGGTCTGCTCTTCATGGGCTTATTTTTGCCCTCTCGGAGTTGGTCTTTGTGAAGTTAGTCGGAAGAAGATCCTTCATTGTTGTTCTGGAACAACAAGTTATGGTATCTCTTTTTGCATTTGCGTTCACCACTGTAGGGATTCTTTTGAGCCGTGATTTTCAAGGAATGGCATCTGAAGCTAACAATTTCAAAGGCGGTCGAGCAGCTTATTACCTTGTAATCATTTGGGGTGCAATCACATTTCAGTTGGGGGTCTTAGGAGCCACCGCCGTTGTTTTCTTGGCTTCGACTGTGCTAGCAGGTGTGCTTAATGCAGTCAGAACTCCGATAACAAGCATTGCTGCAGTGATATTGCTTCATGACCCAATGAGTGGTTTCAAGATCCTCTCATTGTTGATTACCGTATGGGGATTTGGCTCATTTATTTATGGCAGTTCTATGGGTGAAAAATCATCTTAA
- the LOC107484299 gene encoding probable purine permease 5 isoform X3 has protein sequence MEPESSTPPSSVWGQIFEFTAKARDAYKRRPIPYWILLILGIVAMLVAFPASSILSRVYYDNGGQSKWIISWVSVAGWPLTALILFPTYFLQRISPTPLSLKLALSYIFLGFLSAADNLMYAYAYAYLPASTASLVASSSLVFSALFGYLLVKNQINASIINSIVVITAGLTIIALDSSSDRYPGISDSQYIMGYVWDILGSALHGLIFALSELVFVKLVGRRSFIVVLEQQVMVSLFAFAFTTVGILLSRDFQGMASEANNFKGGRAAYYLVIIWGAITFQLGVLGATAVVFLASTVLAGVLNAVRTPITSIAAVILLHDPMSGFKILSLLITVWGFGSFIYGSSMGEKSS, from the coding sequence ATGGAGCCAGAATCATCAACTCCTCCCTCTTCAGTTTGGGGTCAAATTTTCGAATTCACAGCTAAGGCTAGAGATGCATACAAAAGAAGGCCAATCCCCTATTGGATTCTTCTCATTCTTGGAATCGTAGCAATGCTCGTGGCATTTCCTGCTTCCAGCATCCTGTCTCGCGTTTATTATGATAATGGCGGCCAAAGCAAGTGGATCATATCTTGGGTGTCTGTGGCTGGATGGCCTCTAACTGCTCTGATATTGTTTCCTACATACTTTCTTCAGAGAATCTCTCCAACGCCGCTGAGTTTAAAACTCGCtctatcttatatttttttgggttttctaagtGCTGCTGACAACCTCATGTATGCCTACGCCTATGCATACCTCCCTGCATCTACTGCTTCACTGGTGGCATCATCTTCCCTTGTGTTTTCTGCGCTCTTCGGTTACCTTCTTGTCAAGAACCAAATCAATGCTTCGATAATAAATTCTATTGTTGTCATAACTGCTGGATTGACCATTATCGCATTGGATTCTAGCTCAGATAGATATCCTGGCATCAGTGACAGCCAGTACATCATGGGATACGTGTGGGACATATTAGGGTCTGCTCTTCATGGGCTTATTTTTGCCCTCTCGGAGTTGGTCTTTGTGAAGTTAGTCGGAAGAAGATCCTTCATTGTTGTTCTGGAACAACAAGTTATGGTATCTCTTTTTGCATTTGCGTTCACCACTGTAGGGATTCTTTTGAGCCGTGATTTTCAAGGAATGGCATCTGAAGCTAACAATTTCAAAGGCGGTCGAGCAGCTTATTACCTTGTAATCATTTGGGGTGCAATCACATTTCAGTTGGGGGTCTTAGGAGCCACCGCCGTTGTTTTCTTGGCTTCGACTGTGCTAGCAGGTGTGCTTAATGCAGTCAGAACTCCGATAACAAGCATTGCTGCAGTGATATTGCTTCATGACCCAATGAGTGGTTTCAAGATCCTCTCATTGTTGATTACCGTATGGGGATTTGGCTCATTTATTTATGGCAGTTCTATGGGTGAAAAATCATCTTAA